Proteins encoded together in one Polaribacter reichenbachii window:
- a CDS encoding VWA domain-containing protein, giving the protein MQTTLILFLILALLLGLAIAYFQYYFKVKNKLKITAILFVLKTLSVFLLILLLINPNIEKTNFTNIKPVLSFLVDNSNSVSFFKEDNNVEVFIKELESNKVINNKFDVQKFSFADDLQVLDSLSFAKNQTNISDAILGVNELQNDKISPIVLISDGNQTIGQDYEFINAKQPIYPIVIGDTTKYVDVKISQLNVNKYSYIKNKFPVEVILNYEGSKNVTAQFSIFSKGKTVFRKNVRFSDSKKSATVTANLTSTKEGLQYYTASISKIENEKNIKNNSKSFSVEVIDEQTKVLLLTSVLHPDLGVFKKAIESNKQRSVDIVNIENFNNKLYDYQLIILYQLNDKFNDVLSRIKQNNSNYLFVSGANTDWNFINQKQLGFRKNAINETENYGAVFNDGFLTFLQEDIGFDNYPPLMDKFGEVNISKEHQTLLYQNMNGLETQQPLLATFDINNQKSGILFGEGIWRWRANSFLNTNSFEDFDKFIGNIVQFLASNKKRNRLEVDAESLYPANSTIKISAFYTDKNYQFDPRASLEITLTNTSTNAITKVPFSLVNNAFKTEIENLNPGDYTYQVTVLGQNISKNGRFKITDYNIEEQFTNANIQKLQKLADKTGGRLFYKNQVDEITKELLANESFYTVQKSTKKQVNLIDWQWILFLIIALLTAEWFLRKYFGKI; this is encoded by the coding sequence TTGCAAACTACTTTAATTTTATTTCTCATTTTAGCATTGTTATTAGGTTTAGCAATTGCTTACTTTCAATATTATTTTAAAGTAAAAAATAAGCTAAAAATTACAGCTATTCTTTTTGTTTTGAAAACATTAAGTGTGTTTTTGTTGATTTTATTATTGATAAACCCAAACATAGAAAAGACCAATTTCACCAATATAAAACCGGTTTTATCTTTTTTGGTTGATAATTCTAATTCTGTTTCATTTTTTAAAGAGGATAATAATGTTGAGGTTTTTATAAAAGAATTAGAAAGTAATAAAGTAATCAATAATAAATTTGATGTTCAAAAGTTTTCTTTTGCTGATGATTTACAGGTTTTAGATAGTCTTTCTTTTGCAAAAAATCAAACAAATATTTCTGATGCAATACTTGGTGTAAATGAATTGCAGAATGATAAAATTTCACCCATTGTATTAATTTCAGATGGTAATCAAACTATTGGTCAAGATTACGAATTTATTAATGCAAAACAACCTATTTATCCAATTGTAATTGGTGATACTACAAAATATGTTGATGTTAAAATCAGTCAACTAAACGTAAATAAATACAGTTATATTAAAAATAAATTTCCTGTAGAAGTCATTTTAAATTACGAAGGGAGTAAAAATGTAACCGCGCAGTTTTCAATATTTAGTAAAGGAAAAACAGTTTTTAGAAAAAATGTACGTTTTTCTGATTCTAAAAAATCGGCAACAGTTACTGCAAATTTAACATCAACCAAAGAAGGTTTGCAATATTATACCGCATCAATATCTAAAATAGAAAACGAGAAAAACATTAAGAATAATTCAAAAAGTTTCTCAGTAGAAGTTATAGATGAACAAACTAAGGTTTTATTATTAACTTCAGTTTTACATCCAGATTTGGGGGTATTTAAAAAGGCGATAGAAAGTAATAAACAACGTTCTGTAGACATTGTAAATATTGAAAATTTTAATAATAAATTATATGATTATCAGTTAATTATATTATATCAATTAAATGATAAGTTTAATGATGTTCTTAGTCGGATAAAACAAAATAATAGTAATTATTTATTTGTTTCTGGAGCTAATACAGACTGGAATTTTATCAACCAAAAACAATTAGGTTTTAGAAAAAATGCGATTAATGAAACTGAAAATTATGGAGCTGTTTTTAATGATGGTTTTCTAACTTTTTTACAAGAAGATATTGGTTTTGATAATTATCCGCCTTTAATGGATAAATTTGGAGAGGTGAATATTAGTAAAGAACATCAAACTTTATTGTATCAAAATATGAATGGTTTAGAAACGCAACAACCTTTGTTAGCTACTTTTGATATCAACAATCAAAAATCTGGAATTTTATTTGGAGAAGGCATTTGGAGATGGAGAGCCAACAGTTTTTTAAACACAAATTCTTTCGAAGATTTCGATAAATTTATTGGGAATATCGTTCAGTTTTTGGCATCAAACAAAAAAAGAAATCGATTAGAAGTAGATGCAGAAAGTTTATATCCTGCAAATTCTACAATAAAAATTTCGGCATTTTATACAGATAAAAATTATCAATTTGATCCTAGAGCAAGTTTAGAAATAACGTTAACAAATACTTCTACTAATGCAATTACTAAAGTTCCTTTTTCTTTAGTAAATAATGCTTTTAAAACAGAAATTGAAAATTTAAATCCTGGAGATTATACTTATCAGGTAACAGTTTTGGGTCAGAATATCAGTAAAAATGGTCGTTTTAAAATAACAGATTATAATATAGAAGAACAGTTTACAAATGCTAATATTCAAAAATTACAAAAGTTAGCAGACAAAACAGGAGGAAGGCTATTTTATAAAAATCAAGTTGATGAAATTACCAAGGAATTGTTGGCTAATGAATCATTTTACACAGTACAAAAATCAACTAAAAAGCAAGTAAATTTAATTGATTGGCAATGGATTCTATTTTTGATAATTGCACTTTTAACTGCAGAATGGTTTTTGAGAAAATACTTTGGTAAAATATAA
- a CDS encoding prohibitin family protein produces MANNQIDLNFPKGGVFLIIIAVAAIILFSKSTVTIGPGEGGVIFESLGKGINTEKSYGEGFHIVLPWNKMIIRKVRQQSISDEMNVLSVNGLEVKVNGTIWYEPEFENLGKLIKTKGEDYERELLDPAINAAARSVVGRYTPEQLYSSKRDVIEQEILDEVQNILKGQYLSVKRVLVEDVKLPTTIRTAIETKLKQEQESLEYEFRLAKAKKEAERQKIDAEGKATANKILSASLTDKILQEKGIEATLKLSESPNSKVVVIGSGKSGMPIILGNQ; encoded by the coding sequence ATGGCAAATAATCAAATTGATTTAAACTTTCCAAAAGGTGGAGTTTTCTTAATCATAATTGCAGTTGCTGCAATCATACTATTCTCTAAATCTACAGTTACAATTGGTCCTGGAGAAGGAGGTGTAATTTTCGAATCTTTAGGTAAAGGTATTAATACAGAAAAATCTTATGGAGAAGGTTTTCATATTGTTTTACCATGGAACAAGATGATCATTAGAAAAGTACGTCAGCAATCTATTTCTGATGAGATGAATGTACTTTCTGTAAACGGACTAGAAGTTAAAGTAAATGGTACAATTTGGTATGAGCCAGAATTTGAAAACTTAGGGAAACTTATTAAGACTAAAGGTGAAGATTATGAGCGTGAATTATTAGACCCTGCAATTAATGCAGCTGCAAGAAGCGTTGTTGGTAGATATACACCAGAACAACTATATTCTAGCAAAAGAGATGTTATAGAGCAAGAAATTTTAGACGAAGTTCAGAATATTTTAAAAGGACAGTATTTATCAGTTAAAAGAGTTTTGGTAGAAGATGTAAAATTACCAACTACAATTAGAACTGCAATTGAAACTAAATTAAAGCAAGAACAAGAATCTTTAGAATATGAGTTTCGTTTAGCAAAAGCTAAAAAAGAGGCTGAAAGACAAAAAATTGATGCAGAAGGTAAAGCAACTGCAAATAAGATTTTAAGTGCGTCTTTAACCGATAAAATTTTACAAGAAAAAGGTATTGAAGCAACTTTAAAACTATCAGAATCACCAAATAGTAAAGTTGTAGTAATTGGTTCTGGTAAATCTGGTATGCCAATTATTTTAGGAAACCAGTAA